A window of Paenibacillus sp. 19GGS1-52 contains these coding sequences:
- the rpoD gene encoding RNA polymerase sigma factor RpoD yields the protein MANDQHTELEAEFTLDEVKDQLIENGKKRSSLNYKDIMEKLSPFDQDPEQMEEFYEQLSDLGIEVVNENDEEVTTLRPSEDNENNESEESFDDDLSLPPGIKINDPVRMYLKEIGRVPLLSADDEVELAMRIKNGDEEAKRRLAEANLRLVVSIAKRYVGRGMLFLDLIQEGNMGLIKAVEKFDHNKGFKFSTYATWWIRQAITRAIADQARTIRIPVHMVETINKLIRVSRQLLQELGREPSPEEIAAEMELTVEKVREIMKIAQEPVSLETPIGEEDDSHLGDFIEDQEALAPADAAAYELLKEQLEDVLDTLTEREENVLRLRFGLDDGRTRTLEEVGKVFGVTRERIRQIEAKALRKLRHPSRSKRLKDFLE from the coding sequence ATGGCGAACGATCAGCATACTGAACTGGAAGCAGAATTTACTTTGGATGAGGTTAAGGATCAGCTAATTGAGAATGGCAAAAAAAGATCATCATTGAATTACAAAGATATCATGGAGAAATTGTCGCCGTTTGATCAAGACCCTGAGCAGATGGAAGAGTTCTATGAGCAGCTCAGTGATTTGGGGATTGAAGTTGTAAACGAGAATGATGAGGAGGTAACGACTCTTCGGCCGAGTGAGGACAACGAGAATAACGAAAGTGAAGAAAGCTTTGACGATGATTTGTCACTGCCACCGGGAATTAAGATTAACGATCCTGTTCGTATGTATCTGAAAGAAATTGGTCGTGTTCCCTTGTTGTCGGCAGACGATGAAGTTGAGCTTGCGATGAGAATTAAGAATGGTGACGAAGAAGCAAAGCGGCGGCTTGCAGAAGCGAATCTACGGCTCGTGGTAAGTATCGCTAAACGTTATGTTGGACGCGGTATGTTGTTCTTGGATCTAATTCAAGAAGGTAATATGGGTCTGATCAAAGCGGTAGAGAAATTTGACCATAACAAGGGCTTCAAATTCAGTACCTATGCCACTTGGTGGATCCGTCAGGCCATTACCCGGGCGATTGCAGACCAAGCGCGTACTATTCGTATACCGGTGCATATGGTAGAAACCATTAATAAGCTAATTCGTGTCTCCCGTCAATTACTGCAAGAGTTGGGACGAGAGCCTTCACCTGAAGAAATCGCAGCTGAGATGGAGCTGACGGTGGAGAAGGTCAGAGAAATCATGAAGATTGCTCAGGAGCCGGTATCACTCGAAACACCAATTGGTGAGGAAGATGATTCTCATCTGGGTGACTTTATTGAGGATCAGGAAGCCTTGGCTCCGGCTGATGCGGCCGCTTATGAATTGCTGAAGGAACAGCTGGAGGATGTACTGGACACGCTCACAGAGCGCGAAGAGAATGTACTCCGTTTACGCTTCGGCTTGGATGACGGACGGACGAGAACGCTTGAGGAAGTGGGCAAAGTGTTCGGTGTAACTCGGGAACGAATTCGCCAGATCGAAGCCAAGGCGCTGCGTAAGCTGCGCCACCCTAGCCGAAGCAAACGGCTTAAGGATTTCCTCGAATAG
- a CDS encoding class I SAM-dependent methyltransferase, which produces MNNVKLSDRLQCVLEQIPQGSRLADIGSDHALLPVAAVESGKAVFAIAGEVNQGPYEAACKGVAEAGKGAVISVRRGDGLEVLKPGEVDCISIAGMGGALISAILDRGQSQGKLQGVKILALQPNVAEDILRRWLLNNGWILVAENILKEDGKLYEILTAMPEDAAPGMTNDHLYSDLALDGGTVICNRELLIEMGPWLLRAPNAAFFAKWQGELSKLAGILASLSRSELETAEEKRNVVMARIKQITEVLQCLPKDKL; this is translated from the coding sequence ATGAATAACGTGAAATTATCAGATCGGCTTCAGTGTGTACTGGAGCAAATTCCACAGGGAAGCAGACTGGCTGACATCGGCTCAGATCATGCTCTGCTGCCTGTGGCTGCTGTCGAAAGCGGTAAGGCTGTATTCGCTATTGCTGGTGAAGTAAACCAGGGTCCCTATGAAGCGGCCTGTAAAGGGGTTGCAGAAGCCGGGAAGGGTGCTGTGATCTCCGTGCGGCGCGGGGATGGACTTGAGGTGCTGAAGCCCGGTGAGGTGGACTGTATCTCCATTGCCGGAATGGGCGGGGCATTGATATCCGCTATTTTGGATCGTGGTCAGAGCCAAGGTAAGCTACAAGGGGTCAAGATTCTGGCACTCCAGCCGAATGTTGCTGAGGATATTTTACGCCGTTGGCTGTTGAATAATGGTTGGATTCTTGTTGCCGAGAACATCCTTAAGGAAGATGGCAAGCTTTATGAAATCCTGACAGCTATGCCCGAGGATGCTGCACCCGGGATGACAAATGACCATCTATACAGTGACTTGGCGCTGGATGGAGGGACTGTAATCTGCAACCGGGAACTGCTGATCGAGATGGGACCTTGGCTGTTGCGGGCACCTAATGCTGCTTTTTTTGCCAAGTGGCAGGGGGAGCTTAGTAAGCTTGCAGGCATACTGGCTTCACTATCCCGCTCAGAGCTCGAAACAGCGGAAGAGAAACGAAATGTAGTCATGGCGCGGATCAAGCAAATTACGGAGGTGCTGCAATGCTTGCCAAAGGACAAACTGTAA
- a CDS encoding Nif3-like dinuclear metal center hexameric protein translates to MLAKGQTVIQYMEQLAPKHVAEEWDKIGLQLGSLQKEITGLLVALDVNDEVVEEAISLGCNLIIAHHAIIFRPLQGIQTDTPAGKLYEKLIKNDIAVYISHTNLDVTEGGMNDWMAEAIGIENGEPIKDIHTEQLSKLVVFVPKEQHQKVLDAILSAGAGSIGNYSHCSFNIEGYGTFIPREGAEPFIGEQGKMTRVEEIRIETIVPLAIRNKVVQAMLKAHPYEEVAYDLYSMDLKGRSLGLGRVGKLKEPTTLGQFVETVKSGLKVDKVRVVGDLERPIRKAAVLGGSGGKFYSNAIFRGADVLVTGDIDYHTAQDALLAGIALIDPGHNAEKIMKVKVAEWMTEKLVEHKYDTGVYASKVNTEPFNFL, encoded by the coding sequence ATGCTTGCCAAAGGACAAACTGTAATTCAATATATGGAACAGCTGGCTCCGAAGCATGTAGCGGAGGAATGGGATAAGATAGGCCTGCAGCTTGGCAGTCTGCAAAAGGAAATCACCGGCTTACTGGTGGCACTTGATGTGAACGATGAGGTCGTAGAAGAAGCGATCAGTCTTGGCTGCAATCTAATTATTGCCCATCATGCGATTATTTTTCGGCCGCTACAGGGAATTCAGACGGATACTCCGGCAGGCAAGCTATATGAGAAGCTGATTAAGAATGACATAGCGGTTTATATTAGCCATACCAATCTGGATGTGACTGAGGGCGGAATGAATGACTGGATGGCGGAGGCTATTGGGATTGAGAACGGGGAACCCATCAAGGATATTCATACAGAACAGCTGTCTAAGTTGGTCGTGTTCGTCCCGAAGGAGCAGCACCAAAAGGTCCTTGATGCTATTCTGAGCGCCGGAGCAGGCTCGATCGGTAATTACAGTCATTGCAGTTTCAATATCGAGGGATATGGTACATTTATACCGCGCGAGGGCGCAGAGCCCTTTATCGGGGAGCAGGGTAAAATGACAAGAGTCGAGGAAATTCGCATCGAGACCATTGTTCCGCTTGCCATCCGCAATAAAGTGGTACAGGCGATGCTCAAGGCGCATCCTTACGAAGAAGTGGCTTATGATCTATACTCTATGGATTTAAAAGGCCGCAGTCTGGGACTTGGCAGGGTAGGAAAGCTGAAAGAGCCTACTACGTTGGGACAATTTGTTGAAACAGTTAAAAGCGGACTGAAAGTGGATAAGGTACGTGTGGTCGGGGATTTGGAACGTCCTATTCGTAAAGCCGCAGTGCTCGGCGGTTCAGGTGGGAAATTCTATAGCAACGCCATTTTCCGTGGTGCAGATGTGCTGGTTACCGGCGATATTGATTACCACACGGCCCAAGATGCCTTGCTGGCGGGAATCGCTCTGATTGATCCAGGGCACAATGCGGAGAAGATTATGAAGGTGAAGGTCGCCGAATGGATGACCGAAAAGCTGGTTGAACATAAGTATGATACAGGTGTGTATGCTTCCAAGGTGAATACAGAGCCCTTCAATTTCCTATAA
- a CDS encoding PLP-dependent aminotransferase family protein: MEINYSTTANHLGSSAVREILKVTQGKNIISLAGGLPGEDLFPLEAVRNAYSRVLSADASVLQYGLTEGFTPLRDKIAERLTKQGIPVTAAEMILTTGSQQAIDLLCKIMIDPGDTVLVEAPTYLAALQVLGSYRADIQTVDNDEQGMLPDDLEDKLRRLRPKLLYAVPTFNNPSGATWSKERREQTVALCRRYGVLILEDNPYGEIMFDEDKELYPLSLAAIDRSYGRDYCVVYTGTFSKIVAPALRSGWIVGPSELIKVITKAKQAADLHSSTIDQRALDELLQQFDIEKHIRVISREYHSRMKLLSGELTSRAWEGAHFLEPRGGMFLWLTLSADINAADLLPLAVDQGVAFVPGEVFYSAQPLKNTMRLNFTHTPPQLIPIAVQRLEQALLMYKESLHLSH, encoded by the coding sequence ATGGAAATCAATTACTCAACGACAGCCAATCATCTCGGATCTTCAGCAGTTCGCGAAATTCTCAAGGTTACTCAAGGTAAGAATATTATTTCACTGGCCGGTGGACTACCTGGAGAAGATTTATTCCCTCTGGAGGCGGTTCGTAACGCTTACAGCCGTGTGCTCTCTGCCGATGCCTCAGTGCTACAATACGGATTGACCGAGGGCTTCACTCCTCTGCGCGATAAAATTGCTGAAAGACTTACCAAACAAGGAATCCCTGTCACAGCAGCAGAAATGATCCTGACGACAGGTTCGCAGCAAGCGATAGATCTGTTATGCAAAATAATGATCGATCCCGGTGACACCGTCCTAGTAGAAGCTCCTACTTATCTGGCAGCGCTGCAGGTGCTTGGCTCCTACCGTGCCGATATTCAGACTGTAGATAATGATGAACAAGGCATGCTGCCAGATGATTTGGAGGATAAGCTGCGCAGGCTCCGGCCGAAACTACTGTACGCTGTTCCTACCTTCAACAACCCGTCAGGGGCAACCTGGAGCAAGGAACGGCGCGAGCAGACAGTGGCGTTATGTCGTCGGTACGGCGTTCTTATTCTGGAAGATAATCCCTATGGAGAAATTATGTTTGATGAAGATAAGGAGCTTTATCCCCTTTCACTAGCTGCGATCGACAGAAGCTATGGCAGAGATTATTGTGTCGTCTATACGGGAACCTTCTCCAAAATTGTTGCCCCGGCGCTACGCTCCGGCTGGATTGTCGGCCCCTCTGAGTTAATTAAGGTCATTACCAAGGCAAAACAGGCCGCAGATCTGCATTCCAGCACTATTGATCAGCGCGCCTTGGATGAGTTGCTGCAGCAATTCGACATAGAGAAGCATATCCGTGTGATCTCCCGGGAATATCATTCTCGGATGAAACTGCTCTCTGGTGAGCTCACCTCACGCGCTTGGGAGGGTGCTCATTTCCTCGAGCCGCGGGGCGGCATGTTCTTGTGGCTGACACTTTCCGCAGATATTAATGCTGCTGATCTATTGCCCCTCGCTGTAGATCAGGGGGTTGCCTTTGTTCCAGGAGAAGTGTTCTATTCGGCGCAGCCACTGAAGAACACGATGCGCCTCAATTTCACCCATACTCCGCCTCAACTGATTCCCATAGCTGTACAGCGATTGGAGCAAGCGTTATTGATGTATAAAGAAAGCTTACACCTATCACATTAG
- a CDS encoding PLP-dependent aminotransferase family protein gives MHIDLNRSSSKSLPQQICETLSQRISSGLLHQGAQLPSVRSLAKSLKVSQVTVSKAYAELARRGVINCSQGRGCFVAETEDKQSPEGAGWQNKYDDYLPRAQLWRNFDYSEVKYPFHLAAIHSELLPLDYIGATMASLVTKQPELMATYGNFQGDLELREMMSGHLQSRGIALTSADLMITSGTQQGIDLVARTFVGPGDTVYLEAPSYTGAIDVFAGRGAEMIFVPMDSEGMRVDLLTKMCDQRPPKLIYTCPTYQNPSGVTMSMTRRQRLLELARSYSCLLVEDDPFSDLYFHTPPPPSIKSMDLDGHVVYMKSFSKVLAPGCRIACVAAEGNILSRLIAAKSASDLGSPLLTQRAVLPFISKKYDAYVGQLRNALRGRMEKAAKLLKEYAPPGVNWVLPEGGLSLWLELPSALGVARLHELAERESISFLPGDVCYAGNTPSRHIRLCYSQMNEADMEHGLRLFLRLLSRFLT, from the coding sequence ATGCACATCGATTTAAACCGCAGTAGCAGTAAATCCTTGCCGCAGCAAATTTGCGAAACACTATCACAGCGGATTTCATCGGGATTGCTACATCAAGGCGCTCAGTTGCCTTCAGTTCGAAGTCTGGCTAAGTCTCTTAAGGTAAGTCAGGTTACAGTGAGCAAGGCCTATGCTGAGCTTGCAAGGCGCGGAGTTATTAACTGTAGTCAGGGAAGAGGCTGCTTTGTTGCCGAAACCGAAGATAAACAGAGTCCAGAAGGTGCGGGCTGGCAAAATAAATACGATGACTATTTACCGAGAGCACAGCTGTGGCGGAACTTTGATTATTCAGAAGTGAAATATCCATTTCATCTGGCGGCGATTCATAGCGAATTACTGCCTTTGGATTATATTGGAGCCACTATGGCCTCGTTAGTGACGAAACAGCCAGAGTTGATGGCGACCTATGGTAATTTTCAGGGAGATCTTGAGCTGCGAGAAATGATGAGCGGACACTTGCAGTCGCGAGGAATTGCACTGACCTCAGCTGACCTGATGATTACGAGCGGAACCCAGCAGGGGATAGATCTGGTAGCACGCACCTTTGTTGGCCCTGGGGATACCGTCTATCTAGAGGCCCCAAGTTACACAGGAGCGATTGATGTTTTTGCTGGGCGAGGTGCGGAAATGATCTTTGTGCCTATGGATAGTGAGGGGATGAGAGTGGATCTTCTTACCAAAATGTGTGACCAAAGACCGCCCAAGCTGATTTATACATGCCCAACCTATCAGAATCCAAGTGGAGTCACAATGAGCATGACAAGAAGACAGCGTCTGCTGGAGTTAGCCCGCAGCTATAGCTGTCTTCTTGTAGAGGACGATCCGTTCAGTGACTTGTATTTCCACACCCCCCCACCTCCTTCCATTAAATCCATGGATTTGGATGGACATGTAGTCTATATGAAAAGCTTCAGCAAGGTGCTCGCTCCGGGCTGTCGAATTGCCTGCGTAGCGGCTGAGGGGAACATTTTATCCCGTCTAATCGCCGCTAAATCCGCAAGCGATTTGGGCAGTCCATTGCTTACGCAGCGGGCCGTGCTTCCGTTTATTTCTAAGAAATATGACGCGTATGTCGGACAACTACGCAACGCCCTGCGCGGACGTATGGAGAAGGCTGCCAAACTGCTGAAGGAATATGCTCCGCCAGGTGTAAACTGGGTCCTGCCAGAAGGAGGGCTTAGTCTCTGGCTGGAGCTTCCCTCTGCTCTAGGAGTGGCAAGACTGCATGAGCTGGCTGAACGTGAGAGCATTTCCTTTCTACCCGGCGATGTCTGCTACGCTGGCAATACTCCTTCCCGTCACATCCGCCTCTGTTATTCACAGATGAATGAAGCGGATATGGAACATGGGTTGAGATTATTTCTAAGGCTGTTAAGCAGATTTCTGACCTAA
- a CDS encoding S8 family peptidase has product MSRKNLTVAGLVTAAFTVVLLTFALRPAENVTQREAVAVPNPPQEKTLKKTALVQDVSATDHLNRVDVSKHLSTMLAETHGASPQDIAVYAKRLQQGHGHITMLMWIDFHAHTTKTFQSSLPEGTDQENKQLLKYLKTAKAALKGHQSYESPSFIIGKNKYYFMAQRDKTGNIGVIALINQKILDRVAEHQLKNLRLIPYPKEGKYRVESVHTDTLSDITVKTGHDNENASHFYENEIVVRFQNGHPTRGQLQTIVADIHCKQPRKLGYAYIFRADQMNYSQLKTYFVNKWHPAYTEPHYMYLTNDTVNKKPVGTVTPNDLLFSTYQWNLPAIETELGWNLSKGSKEVIVAVVDTGVQASHPDLKGKLLAGYNAITKGSTPDDDVGHGTHVSGIIGALVNNNEGVAGISWYNKILPVKALDNSGAGTTYSVAEGIIWAADNNAKVINLSLGNYADSQFLHDAIKYAYDRDVVIVSAAGNDNTERPGYPAAYPEVLAVAATNASLEKASFSNYGDYIDVAAPGDSIASTYPESQYAALSGTSMSSPHVAALAGLVRSLNPDLTNKEVMALMTKNAIDLGDPGHDKYYGWGQIDVLKTLQAASGSPVPLQLWPQHVRLQLNQLKQRLEKNF; this is encoded by the coding sequence ATGTCACGTAAAAATTTAACTGTCGCCGGTCTGGTTACCGCAGCATTCACGGTAGTTCTGCTAACCTTCGCACTTCGGCCTGCCGAAAATGTCACGCAGAGAGAAGCTGTTGCCGTGCCTAATCCCCCCCAGGAAAAAACATTAAAGAAAACTGCGCTGGTTCAGGATGTCAGCGCTACCGACCATCTGAATAGAGTGGATGTCAGCAAACATTTAAGCACTATGCTCGCCGAAACCCATGGAGCCTCACCTCAGGATATTGCAGTGTATGCAAAACGCCTGCAGCAGGGGCACGGGCATATCACCATGCTGATGTGGATCGATTTTCACGCTCATACCACTAAAACCTTTCAATCTTCTCTTCCAGAAGGAACCGATCAGGAGAATAAGCAGCTGCTAAAGTATCTAAAAACAGCAAAAGCTGCTCTAAAGGGGCATCAATCGTATGAATCCCCATCATTTATTATCGGTAAGAACAAGTATTACTTTATGGCACAACGCGACAAAACAGGAAATATTGGTGTCATTGCCCTTATTAACCAAAAGATCCTGGATCGTGTTGCCGAGCACCAACTCAAGAATCTGCGACTGATCCCATATCCCAAAGAAGGTAAGTACCGCGTGGAATCCGTTCATACCGATACCCTTAGCGATATCACTGTCAAGACAGGTCATGATAATGAGAATGCCAGTCATTTTTATGAGAATGAAATCGTCGTCCGTTTCCAAAATGGTCATCCAACGAGAGGGCAGCTGCAGACGATAGTCGCAGATATTCACTGCAAGCAGCCGCGCAAGCTAGGCTATGCTTATATTTTCCGTGCGGACCAGATGAATTATAGCCAGCTTAAGACTTATTTCGTTAATAAGTGGCATCCAGCCTATACCGAACCTCACTATATGTATTTAACCAATGATACAGTGAACAAAAAACCAGTAGGGACTGTCACCCCCAATGACCTATTATTCTCCACCTATCAATGGAACTTACCGGCAATTGAGACAGAGCTGGGTTGGAATTTATCCAAAGGAAGTAAAGAGGTAATTGTGGCAGTTGTGGATACAGGGGTGCAGGCCAGTCATCCGGATTTGAAGGGAAAGCTTCTTGCTGGCTATAACGCCATCACTAAAGGATCAACGCCAGATGACGATGTCGGGCACGGTACTCATGTGTCAGGCATCATCGGAGCTTTGGTCAACAACAACGAAGGCGTAGCAGGAATTAGCTGGTACAACAAAATACTACCGGTTAAAGCCCTTGATAACTCGGGAGCTGGCACCACATACTCCGTGGCGGAAGGAATCATATGGGCAGCAGACAACAATGCGAAGGTGATAAACCTCAGTCTGGGCAATTATGCTGATTCACAGTTTCTACATGACGCGATAAAATATGCCTACGACCGCGATGTTGTCATCGTCTCTGCTGCCGGTAATGATAACACGGAGCGCCCCGGTTATCCGGCTGCCTATCCAGAGGTTCTGGCGGTTGCCGCAACTAATGCTTCTTTGGAAAAAGCCTCTTTCTCCAACTATGGCGATTATATTGATGTCGCAGCCCCTGGAGATAGCATAGCCAGTACGTATCCGGAAAGCCAGTATGCGGCTTTGTCTGGCACATCCATGTCGAGCCCGCATGTGGCGGCACTGGCTGGGTTGGTTCGTTCGCTAAACCCAGATTTGACCAATAAAGAAGTCATGGCGCTTATGACGAAAAATGCCATCGATCTCGGGGATCCCGGTCATGATAAATATTACGGCTGGGGCCAGATAGATGTCTTAAAAACACTTCAAGCCGCGAGCGGCAGCCCCGTTCCGCTCCAGCTATGGCCACAGCATGTTCGCCTGCAATTGAATCAATTGAAGCAGAGATTAGAAAAGAATTTTTGA
- a CDS encoding YpuI family protein, with translation MSATNVQKLCETTREKLKFAIEKMELFLNQHALPQLVTEPNEEELQFYQGYLSDLRHLLVFSEMSYEKLGVALRRATFDESFAQRALYNVYHYGVNNFFYPKNESYSEDGRYAYTGQDAIRFRKKPVRPARDIILEITKSYEELRDDLNYYENDYLTEKRMQNQV, from the coding sequence ATGTCAGCAACTAATGTGCAGAAATTGTGCGAAACTACAAGAGAAAAGCTTAAATTTGCAATTGAGAAAATGGAACTTTTTCTGAATCAGCATGCGCTGCCGCAGCTTGTAACGGAGCCAAATGAAGAGGAACTGCAGTTTTATCAGGGTTACCTGTCCGATCTTCGCCATTTGCTGGTTTTCTCGGAGATGTCTTACGAGAAGCTCGGCGTAGCGTTGCGTCGTGCTACATTCGATGAATCCTTTGCGCAGAGAGCGCTTTATAATGTATATCATTATGGTGTTAATAATTTCTTTTATCCAAAGAATGAAAGCTATTCCGAAGATGGACGTTATGCCTATACAGGACAGGATGCGATTCGTTTCCGCAAGAAGCCAGTGCGTCCAGCGCGCGATATTATTCTTGAAATCACCAAATCGTATGAAGAGCTGCGTGACGACCTCAATTATTATGAAAATGATTATTTAACTGAGAAGCGTATGCAAAATCAGGTGTAA
- a CDS encoding DUF1540 domain-containing protein produces the protein MMTPKTLVKCSVSNCNYWGEQNLCKADEIIIEIDKHAGSGFKEEFAEEMTGRNHHDHAVTSSATCCLTFKPNS, from the coding sequence ATGATGACTCCAAAAACATTAGTGAAATGCAGCGTAAGCAACTGCAATTATTGGGGAGAACAGAATTTATGCAAAGCAGATGAGATTATTATTGAGATCGATAAGCATGCAGGCAGCGGCTTTAAAGAAGAATTTGCCGAAGAAATGACTGGCCGTAACCATCACGATCATGCGGTGACCTCATCTGCAACCTGTTGTTTGACGTTCAAGCCGAACTCTTAG
- a CDS encoding DUF5353 domain-containing protein, protein MDSRKGRPKRIQSSSDPKKIILRPRRVDYPRQDREHSEEYAAEVSPLPMHVRNPAASEATEVSEPKEVGTEHRMMGYVGLAFGIVSLFIWSIVIGPIAAVVGYYAYAKGQKTAGAWAMGLGIVATLSYFVMIPFAR, encoded by the coding sequence ATGGACTCACGAAAAGGAAGACCCAAGAGAATACAGAGCTCCTCTGATCCGAAAAAAATTATTCTCCGCCCCCGGAGAGTAGACTATCCCCGCCAGGACAGAGAGCACAGTGAAGAATATGCAGCAGAAGTAAGCCCACTTCCAATGCATGTTCGCAATCCGGCAGCCAGTGAAGCAACAGAAGTTAGCGAACCTAAAGAGGTGGGTACTGAACACCGGATGATGGGTTATGTCGGTCTTGCCTTTGGGATTGTGTCGTTGTTTATCTGGTCTATAGTTATAGGCCCGATAGCTGCTGTGGTCGGTTATTACGCATATGCAAAAGGACAAAAAACCGCTGGCGCATGGGCAATGGGTCTGGGAATAGTAGCTACACTCAGCTATTTCGTTATGATACCTTTCGCTCGTTAG
- a CDS encoding lytic transglycosylase domain-containing protein, protein MEINPALANGLGELKWVNLKTASLKNGSDKDAQISGSSSSQFATLLKDMSSQSVSSDSANSLTSLADASSASNLLWQQLSGTGESSFDNISGEIQDTKPSDYEELIQTASAKYGVPVDLIKAVIDTESSFNPNVVSSAGAKGLMQLMDGTANGLGVSDPFDPAQSIDGGVRYLSYQLKRFDGQEKMALAAYNAGPGRVLKLGVSNDQELMANLSQLPKETQAYISKIERARAEYAV, encoded by the coding sequence ATGGAGATCAATCCGGCTTTGGCTAATGGGTTAGGTGAGCTGAAATGGGTGAATTTGAAGACTGCATCTCTGAAGAACGGCTCGGATAAGGATGCTCAAATATCGGGATCTTCGTCGTCCCAATTTGCAACACTACTGAAGGATATGTCTTCGCAATCAGTCAGCAGTGATAGTGCAAACTCATTAACCTCTCTCGCAGATGCATCCTCAGCCAGCAACCTATTGTGGCAGCAGCTCAGTGGAACGGGCGAGAGCTCATTTGATAACATTTCCGGGGAAATACAGGATACGAAACCAAGTGATTATGAAGAACTAATTCAGACAGCAAGCGCCAAATATGGGGTGCCGGTTGATCTCATCAAGGCGGTAATAGATACGGAATCCTCCTTTAATCCGAATGTTGTCTCATCGGCGGGAGCTAAAGGATTAATGCAACTGATGGATGGAACTGCGAATGGACTAGGCGTTTCTGATCCGTTTGATCCTGCTCAAAGCATAGATGGCGGTGTTCGTTATTTATCCTATCAGCTGAAGCGATTTGACGGTCAGGAGAAGATGGCGCTGGCAGCCTATAATGCTGGTCCAGGTCGTGTATTGAAATTGGGAGTGAGTAATGATCAGGAACTGATGGCGAATTTATCACAGCTTCCTAAAGAAACACAAGCCTATATTTCCAAAATTGAACGCGCCCGCGCCGAATACGCGGTATAA
- a CDS encoding cysteine desulfurase family protein, protein MLYWDYAAATPPYEEVVQTMEQIMKLHYANPSSLHRAGAEAGKLIRRSREVCAAALAVKPEELLFTSGATESNNLAVKGAALQYEGRGRHIVTTEIEHPSVYESCVQLQKRGWEITFIKPEQTGIVDPARVAQAVRRDTVLVSVMHVNNEIGAVQPLREIGNLIKSLNSRVLFHVDGVQGYGKLPVSLKEWKADLYSLSPHKIRGPRGVGLLYVREGVMLFPLLTGGSHEDGLRAGTENVPAIVAAAKAVRMSGEQREAFVAKLTPLRDRLLHFLRGIPEFLVNSNENGAPHIVHFSYPGMKGEVMARKLEELGMAVSTRSACSSRLAEPSRVLLSMGRDGSAASGGIRISLGDSHTAADVTALEQAIMTAVQALKIVEGGMK, encoded by the coding sequence ATGCTTTACTGGGATTATGCTGCAGCTACGCCGCCTTATGAAGAGGTGGTGCAGACGATGGAGCAAATAATGAAATTACATTATGCAAACCCTTCTTCACTACATCGTGCAGGAGCAGAGGCGGGTAAATTGATCAGACGTTCACGTGAAGTTTGCGCTGCTGCATTAGCCGTGAAGCCCGAAGAGCTTCTGTTTACCTCTGGAGCTACGGAGAGCAACAACCTTGCTGTAAAAGGTGCTGCGCTGCAGTACGAAGGAAGAGGGCGGCACATTGTCACTACAGAAATAGAGCATCCTTCTGTGTATGAGAGCTGTGTACAGCTGCAAAAAAGAGGCTGGGAAATTACATTTATCAAACCGGAACAGACTGGGATTGTTGATCCTGCCCGTGTGGCGCAAGCAGTCCGCCGTGATACTGTGCTTGTCAGCGTCATGCATGTTAATAATGAGATTGGGGCTGTACAGCCGCTGCGAGAGATCGGCAATCTAATTAAGTCCTTGAATTCACGCGTTTTGTTTCATGTAGATGGGGTTCAAGGATATGGCAAACTGCCAGTTTCACTAAAGGAATGGAAGGCTGATCTCTACAGCTTGTCCCCCCACAAAATTCGTGGTCCTCGCGGTGTCGGCCTTCTTTATGTAAGAGAAGGTGTCATGTTATTCCCCTTGTTGACGGGAGGCTCACATGAGGATGGACTGCGTGCCGGTACGGAGAATGTGCCAGCGATCGTTGCTGCTGCCAAAGCCGTGCGAATGAGTGGTGAGCAGCGAGAAGCCTTTGTCGCTAAGCTTACCCCTTTAAGGGATCGTTTGCTGCATTTTTTACGCGGTATCCCTGAATTTCTGGTGAACAGCAATGAGAATGGCGCCCCCCATATCGTACATTTCTCCTATCCGGGGATGAAGGGCGAGGTAATGGCTCGTAAGCTGGAGGAACTGGGAATGGCGGTATCTACCCGGTCGGCCTGTTCCTCACGGCTGGCGGAGCCGAGTCGGGTCTTATTATCCATGGGTAGGGATGGCTCTGCCGCATCTGGAGGAATACGAATTAGCTTAGGAGATAGTCATACAGCGGCTGATGTCACGGCATTGGAGCAGGCAATAATGACTGCTGTGCAGGCTTTAAAGATTGTAGAAGGAGGCATGAAGTAA